The Actinomycetota bacterium nucleotide sequence GCTCTTCATCGCGTCGACGATGTTCGGCCTGCCCTCGTGCACCTTGCGGACCTCGGTCACCGGGATCCCGGCGGCCTTGAGCGCGCGGGCCGTGCCGCGGGTCGCGAGCAGCTCGAACCCGAGCGTCTCGAGGTGCTTGGCGACGCCGACGATCTCGCGCTTGTCCCGGTCGGCGACCGAGATGAACGCAGCACCGCTCGCCGGCAGTGAGTAGTCGATCGCGAGCTGCGACTTCGCGTACGCGGCCGGGAAGTCCTCGGCCACGCCCATGACCTCGCCGGTCGACTTCATCTCGGGCCCGAGGACCGAGTCGGCGCCCGGGAAGCGCCCGAACGGCATGACCGCCTCCTTGACGCAGAAGCGGCCGAGCTCGCGCAGCTCGTCGGGCAGGTGCATCCCCGCGAGCTTCTCCCCGGCCATGACGCGCGCAGCGACCTTGGCGAGCGGGACGCCGGTCGCCTTGCTCACGAACGGCACGGTCCGGCTCGCGCGCGGGTTGACCTCGAGCACGTACACCGCGGAGTCCTTCACGGCGTACTGGACGTTCATGAGCCCGCACACGCCGAGCTCGAGCGCCAGCGTGCGCGTGTGCGAGCGGATCTGCTCGACCACCGCGTCCGACAGCGTGAACGGCGGGATGCAGCAGGCCGAGTCACCCGAGTGGATGCCGGCCTCCTCGATGTGCTCCATCACGCCGCCGACGTAGACGGTCTCGCCGTCTGCGACGCAGTCCACGTCGACCTCGACAGCGCCCTCGAGGAACCGGTCGAGCAGAACGGGGTGGTCGGGGCTCACGCTCGTGGCCTCGTCCATGTAGCGCTCGAGGTAGTCCTCTGAGTATGCGATGACCATGCCGCGGCCGCCGAGCACGTAGCTCGGCCGCACGAGCAGCGGGAAGCCGATGCGCCGGGCGACCTCGAGGGCCTCGTCGTGCGTACGCGCCGTGCCAGCGGCCGGGTACGCGATGCCGAGACGGTCGAGCAGCGCCTGGAAGCGCTCGCGGTCCTCGGCCAGGTCGATCGCCTCGGGCTTCGTGCCCATGATCGGAACGCCTGCGGCCTCCAGCGCGTGCGCGAGCTTGAGCGGCGTCTGTCCGCCGAACGTGACCACGACTCCGGCCGGGCCGGTCGCCTCGACGATGTCCATGACGTCCTCGAACGTGAGCGGCTCGAAGAAGAGCACGTCGGACGTGTCGTAGTCGGTCGAGACGGTCTCCGGGTTGCAGTTGACCATGATGGTCTCGTAGCCCAGGTCGCGCAGCGCGTAGGCGGCGTGCACGCAGCAGTAGTCGAACTCGATGCCCTGCCCGATGCGGTTGGGGCCGGCGCCGAGGATCATCGCGCGCGGCTTGTCGGTACCGCGGACCTCGTCCTCGGTCTCGTAGGTCTTGTAGTAGTACGGCGTGTACGCCTCGAACTCGGCGGCGCACGTGTCGACCGCCTTGAACGTCGCCTTCACGCCGAGGCCGAGCCGCCACGCACGCGCCTCGGCGGGCGTGCTGCGCGTGAGGTGCGCGATCTGGACATCGGAGATCCCCGCCTGCTTGGCGCGGCGCATCAGAGGCTCGTCGATGTCGTGCGGCGCCGTGGCGGCCACCTCGGCCTCGACCGCGACCGCGCGCCGCATGCGGTCGATGAACCACGGGTCGATGCGGGTGATCTCGTGCAGCTCACCGGCATCCCGACCGCGGCGCAGGGCCTCGGCGAGGTAGAAGGCACGCTGCTCGTTCGGCGTCGAGAGCCGGTGCTCGAAGTGCGTCTCGTCGAACGCGTCCTTGCCGTCGGCGCCCAGCCCGCCTCGGCCGTTCTCCAGCGAGCGCATCGCCTTGCCGAGCGCCTCCTCGAAGGTGCGCCCGATGGCCATCGCCTCGCCCACCGACTTCATACGCGTGGTGAGCGTCTCATCGGTGCCGCGGAACTTCTCGAACGCCCACCGCGGCACCTTTACCACGCAGTAGTCGATCGACGGCTCGAAGCACGCCGGGGTCTTCTCGGTGATGTCGTTCGGGATCTCGTCGAGCGTGTAGCCGACCGCGAGCTTCGCGGCGATCTTGGCGATGGGGAAGCCGGTCGCCTTGCTCGCGAGCGCCGATGAGCGCGACACGCGCGGGTTCATCTCTATGACGGTGAGGCGCCCGTCGGCGGGATTCAC carries:
- the carB gene encoding carbamoyl-phosphate synthase large subunit yields the protein MPRRDDIRKILVIGSGPIVIGQACEFDYSGAQACKVLREDGYEVVLVNSNPATIMTDPEMAHRTYVEPVTPEFVAKVIERERPDALLPTLGGQTGLNCAVALADAGILDEYGVELIGADRDAIKKGEDRKLFAEAMARIGLDVPRSAYAYTVGDAEEAARGLGFPLVVRPSFTMGGAGGGIAYNLEDLREVVAAGVALSPIGEVLVEESVIGWKEYEMEVMRDRNDNAVIVCSIENFDAMGVHTGDSITVAPAQTLTDREYQVMRDASIAILREIGVETGGSNVQFAVNPADGRLTVIEMNPRVSRSSALASKATGFPIAKIAAKLAVGYTLDEIPNDITEKTPACFEPSIDYCVVKVPRWAFEKFRGTDETLTTRMKSVGEAMAIGRTFEEALGKAMRSLENGRGGLGADGKDAFDETHFEHRLSTPNEQRAFYLAEALRRGRDAGELHEITRIDPWFIDRMRRAVAVEAEVAATAPHDIDEPLMRRAKQAGISDVQIAHLTRSTPAEARAWRLGLGVKATFKAVDTCAAEFEAYTPYYYKTYETEDEVRGTDKPRAMILGAGPNRIGQGIEFDYCCVHAAYALRDLGYETIMVNCNPETVSTDYDTSDVLFFEPLTFEDVMDIVEATGPAGVVVTFGGQTPLKLAHALEAAGVPIMGTKPEAIDLAEDRERFQALLDRLGIAYPAAGTARTHDEALEVARRIGFPLLVRPSYVLGGRGMVIAYSEDYLERYMDEATSVSPDHPVLLDRFLEGAVEVDVDCVADGETVYVGGVMEHIEEAGIHSGDSACCIPPFTLSDAVVEQIRSHTRTLALELGVCGLMNVQYAVKDSAVYVLEVNPRASRTVPFVSKATGVPLAKVAARVMAGEKLAGMHLPDELRELGRFCVKEAVMPFGRFPGADSVLGPEMKSTGEVMGVAEDFPAAYAKSQLAIDYSLPASGAAFISVADRDKREIVGVAKHLETLGFELLATRGTARALKAAGIPVTEVRKVHEGRPNIVDAMKSGEVSLVINTPFGQETRSDGYHIRSAAIAHGVTNITTVQAAQAAVHAIEAAARGRLGVIALQDFNGQGGAS